In the Paenibacillus sp. FSL H7-0357 genome, one interval contains:
- the addB gene encoding helicase-exonuclease AddAB subunit AddB, producing MTVNFLIGRSGSGKTTRIWETVSSKLESEPLGAPIIVLVPEQGSFGAERGLLAAGSVKGSIRAQTLSFSRLAFRVKQETGGSASLPISEEGKKMLIYKIINRRKEELKLFGASSDRPGFVERLSALHTELKRCCLGASDLEGQLARMREAIGSSPILAGKLDDLHIVFSELEQEMSQLYIDQEDRLAELAEHIADSSYIREAEIWVDGFHGFTPQEFMVLRELMQHASRVTVALTLDRIYPTGLQPHELELFHPSAVTYIKLRGMAEELGLEVWDELLAPPVLPRFAGSPALAHLERGFHRRSRWSGDIGQAAEAITISAAVSHRTEVEGTLREMIRLARDEGAEYGEMAVFMRNISDYEQLITPLFQDYSVPFFLDQKVNELHHPLVEFVRSALDVVRRRWRYEDVFRCVKTELLLPLDGSITREDMDALENYVLACGIHGYRWTDGRSWKGIPSLSLEGSRIVDEELLLKMERCRECITGPLYAFEKRIKKSRSGLELCTAVYLLLRESDTARKLEKLSREALELGQPERAREHSQLWDAVLDLLDQIAEMMGSERMEFELFAGVLETGLSELKMGLVPPALDQVLVGSMDRTRVSGVKYAFLLGFNEGVVPAQFKEDGILSEGERLLLENSGMELAPGSSRKLLDERFLIYGALTTASTRLWISYATADDEGKALLPSEIIRQLHGMFPDALQERSLSGFPAAVSPDEADAGEALHLGFVGHPGQSLRMLIMQLRQWRQGVEIPGLWWDVYNWFAEDEHWSPKLQQLLGSLFYRNDGIPLKRETSLRLYGGRTLRGSVSRMEKFVACSFSHFASYGLRLKERQLYKLQAPDIGQLFHAALSDMAKRLQEQGRGWGSLTAEECRREAGETVDRLSPLLQGEILMSSKRYGYISRKLKNIVGRASVILGEHARRGSFEPVGLELDFGPGKDLPPLRITLPNGCVMEVVGRIDRVDMAEGEHGVLLRVIDYKSSQKDLKLHEVYYGLSLQMLTYLDVLLTYSEQWLGKAALPAGTLYFHVHDPLLSSPNGLNREQAEQELLKRFKMKGLLTADREVVSLMDTTLDKGHSSIVPVALKSDGSFYSSASVATPEQWGHLLSSVRSNISDIGTRITEGDVAIQPYRIQQETACTFCSFRPVCQFDEAVEGNGYNNLAKPGKDVIWDLLSHKGGEKP from the coding sequence CCGGGTGAAGCAGGAGACCGGGGGCAGCGCCAGTCTGCCCATCAGCGAAGAAGGCAAAAAAATGCTGATATACAAGATCATCAACCGCCGCAAGGAAGAACTGAAGCTGTTCGGCGCTTCAAGCGACAGACCGGGCTTTGTGGAACGGCTCAGCGCACTGCATACCGAGCTGAAACGTTGCTGCCTGGGTGCTTCCGATCTGGAAGGACAGCTGGCAAGAATGCGCGAGGCCATAGGAAGCAGTCCGATTCTGGCCGGCAAGCTGGATGATCTGCATATCGTATTCAGCGAGTTGGAGCAGGAAATGTCACAGCTGTATATAGATCAGGAAGACCGGCTGGCTGAACTGGCAGAGCATATTGCGGATTCCTCTTACATAAGAGAAGCCGAGATCTGGGTAGACGGGTTCCATGGTTTTACCCCGCAGGAATTTATGGTGCTGCGCGAGCTGATGCAGCATGCATCAAGGGTGACAGTGGCCCTTACGCTTGACCGGATTTATCCAACGGGGCTGCAGCCGCATGAACTGGAGTTGTTTCACCCCTCCGCAGTTACGTATATCAAGCTGCGCGGGATGGCCGAAGAGCTGGGCCTTGAGGTCTGGGACGAGCTGCTGGCGCCGCCTGTGCTTCCGCGTTTCGCCGGAAGTCCGGCCTTGGCCCACCTGGAGCGCGGATTTCACCGCCGCAGCCGCTGGAGCGGCGATATCGGGCAGGCTGCGGAAGCCATCACGATCAGCGCTGCAGTCTCGCATAGAACAGAGGTCGAGGGCACGCTGCGTGAAATGATCAGGCTGGCCCGGGATGAAGGGGCGGAGTACGGCGAGATGGCTGTATTCATGCGCAACATTTCAGATTATGAGCAGCTGATTACCCCGTTGTTTCAAGACTATAGCGTCCCGTTCTTCCTGGATCAGAAAGTTAATGAGCTGCATCATCCGCTGGTGGAATTTGTACGGTCTGCACTTGATGTAGTGCGCCGCCGCTGGCGGTATGAGGATGTGTTCCGCTGTGTGAAGACCGAGCTTCTGCTTCCGCTTGACGGCAGTATTACCCGCGAGGATATGGACGCGCTGGAGAATTATGTGCTGGCCTGCGGCATCCATGGATACCGCTGGACCGACGGACGTTCCTGGAAGGGAATCCCCAGTCTTTCGCTGGAAGGCAGCCGGATTGTGGATGAGGAGCTGCTTCTGAAAATGGAGCGGTGCCGGGAGTGCATTACCGGTCCGCTGTATGCTTTTGAGAAAAGAATCAAGAAGAGCCGCAGCGGTCTGGAGCTATGTACAGCGGTGTACCTGCTGCTCCGGGAGTCGGATACCGCCCGGAAGCTGGAGAAGCTGAGCAGAGAGGCGCTTGAGCTGGGACAGCCGGAACGTGCGCGGGAACACAGCCAGCTATGGGATGCAGTGCTCGATTTGCTGGATCAGATCGCAGAAATGATGGGATCGGAGAGAATGGAATTCGAGCTGTTTGCCGGGGTGCTGGAGACCGGACTCAGCGAGCTTAAGATGGGTTTGGTTCCGCCTGCCCTGGATCAGGTGCTGGTCGGAAGCATGGACCGGACGAGGGTTTCAGGTGTGAAATATGCTTTCCTGCTGGGATTCAACGAAGGGGTTGTCCCTGCACAGTTCAAAGAGGACGGCATCCTGTCTGAGGGAGAACGGCTGCTGCTGGAGAACAGCGGAATGGAGCTGGCTCCGGGATCCTCGCGCAAGCTGCTCGATGAGCGCTTCCTGATCTATGGCGCGCTGACAACGGCCAGCACCAGACTGTGGATCAGCTATGCCACAGCCGATGATGAGGGCAAAGCGCTGCTGCCTTCGGAAATCATCCGCCAGCTGCATGGCATGTTCCCGGATGCTTTGCAAGAACGGTCCCTTTCCGGGTTCCCCGCAGCGGTATCTCCTGACGAAGCCGATGCAGGTGAAGCTTTGCATCTGGGCTTTGTGGGGCATCCCGGACAAAGTCTGCGCATGCTGATTATGCAGCTGCGCCAGTGGCGGCAGGGAGTGGAAATCCCCGGACTGTGGTGGGATGTCTATAACTGGTTCGCGGAGGATGAGCATTGGAGTCCGAAGCTGCAGCAGCTGCTGGGTTCGCTGTTCTACCGCAATGACGGCATTCCGCTCAAGCGGGAGACCAGCCTCCGTTTATACGGAGGCAGAACACTGCGCGGCAGCGTGTCGCGTATGGAGAAGTTCGTTGCCTGCTCCTTCTCCCATTTTGCTTCATACGGCTTAAGGTTGAAAGAACGCCAGCTCTATAAGCTGCAGGCGCCGGACATTGGACAGCTCTTCCATGCCGCGCTAAGCGATATGGCCAAGCGGCTGCAGGAGCAGGGCCGCGGCTGGGGGAGCTTGACGGCTGAGGAATGCCGCCGGGAAGCCGGAGAGACAGTAGACAGGCTGTCGCCGCTCCTGCAGGGCGAAATTCTGATGAGCAGCAAACGCTACGGATACATTTCCCGCAAACTGAAGAATATTGTCGGCCGCGCTTCCGTGATCCTCGGCGAGCATGCCCGCCGGGGCAGCTTCGAGCCGGTGGGGCTGGAGCTGGACTTTGGCCCGGGTAAAGATCTCCCGCCGCTGAGAATTACATTGCCTAACGGCTGTGTAATGGAGGTGGTGGGCCGGATTGACCGTGTCGATATGGCCGAAGGGGAGCATGGAGTTCTGTTGCGGGTTATTGACTATAAATCAAGCCAGAAGGATCTTAAGCTGCATGAGGTGTACTATGGGCTGTCGCTGCAGATGCTGACTTATCTCGATGTGCTGCTCACCTATTCGGAGCAGTGGCTGGGCAAGGCTGCGCTTCCGGCAGGAACCCTGTATTTCCATGTGCATGATCCGCTGCTCTCGTCGCCAAACGGGTTGAACCGTGAGCAGGCGGAGCAGGAGCTTCTGAAACGGTTCAAAATGAAGGGTCTGCTGACTGCGGACCGTGAGGTCGTTTCACTGATGGATACTACGCTCGATAAAGGGCATTCCTCAATTGTGCCGGTAGCGCTGAAGAGCGACGGCAGCTTTTACAGCAGCGCCTCTGTAGCCACGCCTGAGCAGTGGGGGCATTTGCTGTCCTCGGTGCGCAGCAATATTTCCGATATCGGGACGCGGATTACGGAAGGTGATGTGGCGATCCAGCCATACCGGATTCAGCAGGAAACGGCCTGCACGTTCTGTTCCTTCCGGCCGGTATGCCAGTTTGACGAGGCTGTGGAGGGCAATGGCTATAACAATCTTGCCAAGCCGGGCAAAGACGTGATCTGGGATCTGCTGTCCCATAAAGGAGGAGAGAAGCCGTGA
- a CDS encoding UvrD-helicase domain-containing protein translates to MSIRAEIEAKPEGSLWSDDQWRAIAESGEDILVAAAAGSGKTAVLVERIIRKISNEENGFSVDRLLVATFTKAAASEMRQRIREALERKLEEQEGAEEGGAVGNDYLRRQLALLGRASITTLHSFCLEVIRRYYQQIPIDPGFRILNEHEAEMMRQELLEELLEEKYGEVSEDGEDGIFVKLADWFSGERTDDAVHALVQRLHDFARSHPWPAQWLRDTAADFSLPDTEALSRTAWVQSILAEAKLTLDGAASQLIQGHEIALQPGGPAPYAENLTADLEMVRALQDDLLNKPWAELYNIFIEISFGKLKACKKDATDPGLQETVKELRDNVKKSLLELQKSLFGRPAEVFLAELHEAAPLMQELAETVIEFGERYLIEKAGRGLVDFSDLEHYCLQILRHPDSAPGHSLPSDAAMEYREQFDEVLLDEYQDTNSVQEEIVRLISRESPGNRFMVGDMKQSIYRFRLAEPGLFLDKYLSFGASNNGAGREGILGDEKEQGGAAAARGSVIDLARNFRSRMEVVNAVNMIFRQIMNRTVAEISYDERAELVYGANFPGAEENRPDTYFAPELLLIDRGTAPAGRMEEAAEDGELPPQESEAIESETAQLEARAIARRISQMTGMTGGAPLLIYDKSLRIMRPVVYGDIVILLRSARIWTPLMIEELRLEGIPAYGDQNKGYFQATEVEIALSLLQVVDNPRQDIPLAGVLRSPVVNLSEEELAMVRLCSPGSFYDALMAAAGDSAAGSTGEVTMAEQELTAAAEVAAAVSPLNNVSAASAEEFEPGGVTGALQLGGAGWGADEAAVSQIPPALRKKLQAFTALLEGWRNAARQGSLSALIWRIYGESGYLEWVGGLPGGFQRQNNLKALYDRAVQFEKDTSARGLFRFLVFISRLRENGGDLGVAGGSGEEAGGVRIMTIHKSKGLEFPVVFLAGMAKPFNRQDLYSPFLMHKELGFGPRFVERETRVSYPTLPYLAINRRSRLELLAEEMRVLYVGLTRPRDKMILVGTVRDLPRAVSGWTGMQGREELLLADHLLARGRSYLDWVGPALIRHPGAAILRKLAGAEGTVSTVLHGDASNWSISVLAASGLGSGSFTGTADDAAKSEERRLVQDALRTGSALRSLGTPDETEISGRLKWEYPYAAASGIPAKTSVTELKAMLSMEEQPSYDLLEEGYSASRGNGSGRSTALAESLHLRRPKFMEKRGLSKAERGTAYHTVMQHVPLDRPVDRAVLEAVMAHLTRVAILNGEQAEAVDLAEVEAFYAGELGQRLLGASWKRREQPFSYMVPAGEAYRGLDYFDRTNLSMDNGRRTIDEAVLIQGVVDCLFREEGRLILLDYKSDAVLEHEGGLDGLKEKYRFQLELYSKALNDILGEPVSEIWLYFFDGGHAVKL, encoded by the coding sequence GTGAGTATTAGAGCTGAAATAGAGGCCAAGCCGGAAGGCAGCCTGTGGAGCGATGATCAATGGCGCGCTATTGCCGAGAGCGGCGAAGATATTCTGGTTGCGGCAGCGGCAGGCTCTGGCAAAACAGCCGTACTGGTCGAGCGGATCATCCGCAAGATCAGCAACGAGGAGAACGGCTTCAGCGTGGACCGGCTGCTGGTGGCCACCTTCACGAAGGCGGCAGCCTCCGAGATGCGGCAGCGGATCCGCGAGGCACTGGAGCGGAAGCTGGAGGAGCAAGAGGGTGCGGAAGAGGGCGGAGCAGTGGGCAATGACTACTTGCGCCGCCAGCTTGCCTTGCTGGGAAGAGCGTCGATCACGACCCTGCACTCCTTCTGCCTGGAAGTTATCCGGCGTTATTATCAGCAGATCCCCATTGACCCCGGATTTCGGATTCTGAATGAGCATGAGGCGGAGATGATGCGCCAAGAGCTGCTGGAGGAGCTGCTGGAAGAGAAATATGGTGAGGTCTCTGAAGACGGAGAAGATGGCATTTTCGTAAAGCTTGCAGACTGGTTCAGCGGCGAGCGTACCGATGATGCGGTGCATGCGCTGGTCCAGCGGCTGCATGATTTTGCCCGCAGCCATCCCTGGCCGGCACAGTGGCTGAGGGATACTGCGGCTGATTTCTCGCTGCCGGACACGGAAGCTCTGAGCCGCACGGCTTGGGTGCAGAGTATTCTTGCCGAGGCGAAGCTTACGCTGGACGGCGCGGCCAGCCAGCTTATTCAGGGGCATGAAATCGCCTTGCAGCCCGGCGGTCCGGCTCCCTATGCGGAGAATCTGACTGCGGATCTGGAAATGGTCCGGGCGCTGCAGGATGATCTGCTAAATAAACCCTGGGCAGAGCTCTATAATATATTCATAGAGATATCCTTTGGCAAGCTTAAGGCTTGCAAGAAGGATGCAACCGATCCCGGACTGCAGGAGACGGTCAAGGAGCTGCGGGACAATGTGAAGAAGAGCCTGCTGGAGCTTCAAAAATCGCTGTTTGGGCGTCCAGCCGAGGTTTTTCTGGCGGAGCTGCATGAGGCGGCTCCGCTGATGCAGGAACTCGCTGAGACGGTCATCGAGTTCGGTGAACGTTACCTGATTGAGAAAGCAGGCCGCGGTCTGGTCGATTTCAGCGATCTGGAGCATTACTGTCTGCAGATTCTGCGCCATCCTGATTCTGCGCCGGGCCATTCGCTGCCATCGGATGCGGCAATGGAATACCGCGAGCAGTTCGACGAGGTACTGCTGGATGAATACCAGGATACGAACAGCGTACAGGAAGAGATCGTGCGGCTTATCTCCCGCGAATCGCCGGGCAACCGGTTCATGGTCGGCGACATGAAGCAGAGTATTTACCGCTTCCGCCTGGCGGAGCCGGGGCTCTTTCTGGACAAGTATCTCAGCTTTGGTGCGTCAAATAACGGGGCTGGCCGAGAGGGGATTCTCGGAGATGAGAAAGAGCAGGGCGGAGCAGCAGCTGCCCGGGGCTCGGTGATCGATCTGGCGCGTAATTTCCGCAGCCGGATGGAAGTTGTGAATGCCGTCAATATGATTTTCCGCCAGATCATGAACAGGACCGTTGCAGAGATCAGCTACGATGAGCGTGCCGAACTGGTCTACGGGGCGAATTTCCCGGGAGCGGAGGAGAACCGGCCGGATACTTATTTCGCGCCGGAGCTGCTGCTGATTGACCGGGGGACTGCACCGGCGGGCCGCATGGAGGAAGCCGCTGAAGACGGGGAGCTTCCTCCCCAGGAGAGCGAAGCCATCGAGAGCGAGACGGCGCAGCTGGAAGCGCGGGCCATTGCCCGGCGCATCTCGCAGATGACCGGGATGACCGGCGGTGCGCCGCTGCTTATCTATGACAAGTCCTTGCGTATCATGCGTCCTGTTGTGTACGGCGACATCGTTATTTTGCTGCGTTCTGCACGGATATGGACACCGCTGATGATCGAGGAGCTCCGCCTGGAAGGCATTCCGGCCTACGGCGATCAGAATAAGGGGTATTTCCAGGCAACGGAAGTGGAAATTGCCCTGTCGCTGCTGCAAGTAGTGGATAATCCCCGTCAGGATATTCCGCTGGCGGGGGTGCTGCGCTCACCTGTAGTCAATTTAAGTGAGGAAGAGCTGGCAATGGTTCGTCTATGCAGCCCGGGTTCTTTCTATGATGCCCTGATGGCGGCTGCAGGTGACTCGGCTGCGGGCAGTACCGGTGAAGTCACTATGGCTGAACAGGAGCTTACTGCTGCGGCTGAGGTTGCTGCGGCTGTATCCCCCCTTAATAATGTTTCTGCAGCTTCCGCAGAAGAATTTGAACCCGGTGGTGTAACCGGTGCGCTGCAATTAGGCGGCGCCGGATGGGGAGCCGATGAAGCAGCGGTATCACAGATTCCGCCTGCACTACGGAAGAAGCTGCAAGCTTTCACAGCGTTATTGGAGGGGTGGAGAAATGCAGCCCGTCAGGGCAGTCTCAGTGCGTTGATCTGGCGCATCTACGGCGAGAGCGGCTATCTGGAATGGGTGGGCGGACTACCCGGCGGATTTCAACGCCAGAACAATCTTAAAGCACTGTACGACCGGGCGGTGCAGTTCGAGAAGGATACCTCCGCGCGCGGATTGTTCCGCTTCCTGGTGTTTATCTCCCGGCTGAGGGAGAACGGCGGCGATCTGGGTGTTGCCGGGGGAAGCGGTGAGGAAGCCGGTGGCGTCAGAATCATGACGATTCATAAATCCAAGGGCCTGGAATTCCCGGTTGTCTTTCTGGCCGGGATGGCTAAGCCCTTCAACCGGCAGGATCTGTATTCCCCGTTCCTGATGCACAAGGAGCTGGGCTTCGGTCCGCGGTTTGTGGAGCGGGAGACGCGTGTCAGCTATCCGACTCTCCCGTATCTGGCCATTAACCGCCGCTCGCGGCTGGAACTGCTGGCGGAGGAAATGCGCGTGCTCTACGTCGGGTTGACCCGACCAAGAGACAAAATGATCCTCGTCGGCACTGTAAGAGATTTGCCGCGTGCCGTTTCAGGCTGGACGGGTATGCAGGGGCGCGAGGAACTGCTGCTGGCCGACCATCTGCTGGCCCGGGGCCGCAGTTATCTGGATTGGGTAGGTCCCGCTCTGATCCGTCATCCCGGCGCAGCTATTCTGCGCAAGCTGGCGGGAGCGGAAGGCACTGTCTCAACAGTGCTGCATGGTGATGCTTCCAATTGGAGCATCTCTGTGCTGGCTGCTTCCGGACTTGGGTCAGGTTCTTTTACCGGCACGGCGGATGATGCTGCAAAAAGTGAAGAACGGCGGCTTGTCCAGGATGCGCTTCGCACGGGCAGTGCACTGCGTTCACTAGGAACACCGGATGAAACAGAAATCTCCGGAAGACTGAAATGGGAGTATCCATACGCGGCAGCATCCGGCATTCCGGCCAAAACATCGGTGACGGAGCTGAAGGCCATGTTGTCTATGGAGGAACAGCCTTCCTATGACCTGCTCGAAGAAGGGTATTCTGCAAGCCGGGGTAACGGGTCTGGCCGCAGTACTGCACTGGCGGAGAGTCTCCATTTGCGGCGTCCAAAGTTTATGGAGAAGCGGGGCTTGTCAAAGGCAGAGCGTGGAACGGCGTACCATACGGTGATGCAGCATGTCCCGCTGGACAGGCCTGTGGACCGTGCTGTTCTGGAAGCTGTGATGGCGCACCTGACCCGGGTCGCTATTCTGAACGGGGAGCAGGCGGAGGCGGTTGACCTTGCCGAAGTGGAAGCTTTTTACGCCGGTGAGCTTGGGCAAAGACTGCTGGGAGCATCATGGAAGCGCAGAGAGCAGCCGTTCAGTTATATGGTTCCGGCAGGCGAAGCCTACCGGGGACTTGATTATTTTGATAGAACTAATCTTTCGATGGACAACGGCCGCCGGACGATTGACGAAGCAGTGCTGATTCAAGGGGTGGTTGACTGTCTGTTCCGCGAGGAGGGACGGCTGATTCTGCTGGATTATAAAAGTGATGCCGTGCTGGAGCATGAAGGCGGACTGGACGGGCTGAAGGAAAAGTACCGGTTTCAGCTGGAGCTGTACAGCAAGGCGCTGAATGATATTTTAGGCGAACCGGTCAGCGAGATTTGGCTGTACTTTTTTGACGGCGGACATGCTGTGAAACTATAA